The DNA sequence ATGACGCTTTCGTTGGGCACGGCGGCGGCCGGGTCGTCGTTGGAGAGCTGGATGAGGGTCATCAACGGGATGGCGTTGCCGAGGTCGGCACGGGTGCAGTAGCGCATGGCTCAACCCGCCTTCAGTTCAACGAGGGCTTCGGGGAACAGGCACATGGCCAAGGGGTTGGCCTGGGCTTCCAGGTCCCAGCCTTTGCCCATCTTGCGCGGCTCGGCTTTGCTGTAGAACGCCTGGCCCAGGGTGTTGACGGTTTCGTTGTAATTGGCCGGGGCGTTGAACAGACGGAATACGCCGCGGGCGACGGGAAAAACCTGGGCGATGTCGGCCGGGATGAAGCGCTGGCCGCTGACGGTGACGTCGTATTCGATGTACTCGATGCCGCCGAAGGTGAAGCCCGAGCGCATGTCACCACCGAGACGATCTTGCGCGGCCTGGTAGTGGGCGAAAGCTTCTTTGACTTTGGCGTGGTCGGTGAAGGCGTCGAACCAATCTGGCCCGCACAAGGCGCGAAAGCCGGTGACCATCACGCCGCCGAGTTTGGATTCGGCGTGGCGCTTGGCGTCGAGGCAGGCTTTGCGCACGTTGGTCTCGGGCTTGCTGAGTGGCACGGTGACCTTTTTCTGTTTGACGTCGAATTCGTCAAACAGGTCGAACAATACCGAGCCATCGGCGTCCAGCAATTGGCCGCGCAGTGCGCCGACGCGTTGGAATTCGCGGGTGGCTTCGATGCTGTTTTTGAGTTCCTGCAGGTGGTCGTTGACGACGGTGACGACGGGCGCGGTGGCGCTTTCCTGGCCGAAGGTGGCGATGCCTTGCAACTGACTGGGCAGGATCGAGCTGCTGACGGGCAGGTGCAGGGTTTCGAAGGTGCGGCGTTTGCGTTTGCGGCCTTCGAGCGGCGCGGGGTCGTCGTTGCGTGAAGTGTTGGGCACTAGCACTAACCGGCCTTCGCGCTCGTCGATGATGACGCTGGTGCTGGTGACGCCTTTTTCGTCAAACAGGCCCATGGCGCCGACCTTGCCGGGGATGGCCGGGAGTTTGTTGATGGCGGCGGTGAGGTTGGCGACGCTGAACAGGTCTGGCAGGTTCATGGGTGGCTCCGGGTTAGAGGGTTGCGCGGGCGACGATGCCTAGGGCGTTGAGTTCGTCGAGGGCGACGGCTTGCTGGGCTTCGGTGATGCCGGCGGGCCAGACCAGGTGCGCTATGGCGAGGACGGCGCCGCGGGCGATGATCACGCCGGGTTGATCGCCAGCCGTGGCGTCTACGCGTTCGGCCATAACGGCGGCGGCCTTTTTGGCGGCACCGCTGCCGGCGGGATCAAGGCGTTGGTATATGCCGGCGACTTTGGCGAGTACCTGACCGAGTGGGTAGTCGGTGCCGGCGAGCAGCGTGACGTTGCTTTTGGTCCAGCCGGGGCTGACTTGGAGCAGCAGCAAATCGCCCAGGTCTTTGGGTTGGTTGAAGGTGGCCATGGGGGATTCCTAGCGTTGGGCGCGGGCTGCGGCGTCGGCGAGTAGAGGGTTGGTGGGTGCGGCGTCGGTTAGGCCGGTGCGGGTCTTGGTGGCGACTTCGGTGAAACTGACGGGGTTGGTCAGGTCGTTGAAGAGGGTTTTGAGGCCGTCGCTTAACGGCTGGCGCTGGTCGCCTTCGCCGAACGACAAGGGGTTGGTGCCGGACTGCGCGGCGTCGAGGGCTGCGATGACGACTGGGGCGTGCAGTGGCTTCATGCCGGCGGCGACCAGTTGTTCGGCGTAGGCGACGCTGGCGGTGTGGAGCGTTTGCTGTTCGGTGATACGGGCAGCGTTGTCGCGTTGGGCGAGTTCGG is a window from the Pseudomonas brassicacearum genome containing:
- a CDS encoding major capsid protein is translated as MNLPDLFSVANLTAAINKLPAIPGKVGAMGLFDEKGVTSTSVIIDEREGRLVLVPNTSRNDDPAPLEGRKRKRRTFETLHLPVSSSILPSQLQGIATFGQESATAPVVTVVNDHLQELKNSIEATREFQRVGALRGQLLDADGSVLFDLFDEFDVKQKKVTVPLSKPETNVRKACLDAKRHAESKLGGVMVTGFRALCGPDWFDAFTDHAKVKEAFAHYQAAQDRLGGDMRSGFTFGGIEYIEYDVTVSGQRFIPADIAQVFPVARGVFRLFNAPANYNETVNTLGQAFYSKAEPRKMGKGWDLEAQANPLAMCLFPEALVELKAG
- a CDS encoding head decoration protein, with the protein product MATFNQPKDLGDLLLLQVSPGWTKSNVTLLAGTDYPLGQVLAKVAGIYQRLDPAGSGAAKKAAAVMAERVDATAGDQPGVIIARGAVLAIAHLVWPAGITEAQQAVALDELNALGIVARATL